In bacterium, the sequence GTATAGCGCAGCATGTAGATCGTGTCTTTCGCAAATGTATCCTGCGCGTATTCAGGTACCTGCCCCTCGTCGGCGAGGATCGCAAGATGGCCGCTCGTCACGGCGTGTCGGGCGTTAAGTTGCGGAGTCGTGGCGAGCGCCAGGAGGCGCGCCGCGAGGTCCGGGTGCGCCGACGACTTGCTGATCATGTACACGATCGGATGGCTGAGTGTCACCGGTCGCCCACCCTTGCTGCCCGAGGGCACGAGCGCGAACCCGTACGTCTTCCATAACTCTTCGGCCGGCATCTTATACTGCGTGATCCACTGCGCCCAGCACCACGTCCCGCACTGCGTGAACAGGACTTGCTTCCCAATCACCGCCTCGTGCCAGGTGTTCCAATCGGTCCCGATGATGTCTTTGGGCGTCACCTTGTAGGTGAACACTGCGTCGTGGAAGAACCCATACTCTCGACCGAGGGCTGCGGAATCGAGCAGCAGCTTGCCACTCGCGTCAGTCAATTTCCCACCGAACGCTTCATAGTACATGTAGTAATCCGGGCCGTTGATCGGCCGGATCCACCACCCGTATCCCTTCAACACGAGCCCCTTGTCCTGCGCCGCCTTGGCCGTCTGCAACAGGTCGGTGAGCGTGAACTGGCCGGCCTCAATCGCCTTGGGCAGACCCGCGATCTTGTCCTGCGACCAGCCGAGCTTTGCAAGCAGCGGCATATTGAAGTAGAACGGTCTCGCTTCGACATCCTGGGGGATCGCGTAGATCTTCCCGTTGAACTTGGTGGCGTTCCACAGCGTGGGAATCACGTCGGCGAACTGCTTGTACTGTTTCACGTAACCGTCCAGCGGGATCACATACCCTGCGGCAGCCCAGGCCGCGATGTCCTCGTTCCCGGTCGCCACAATGTCGGGAGCCTTCCCCGACTGCGCGGCCAGCACGAACCGCTGTTTGTACGCGCCCCACGTCTGTCCGCCTCCGGTGGCGAAGGTCGCATCTAGAGTGACCCGGGTCCCCGAGCCTTCGGCGGCCAGCTGCTTATTGAGCGCGTCAGCAGCGCTCACGAGGTTGTCTTTGCGGTAGTAGGACGGTTCATCCGGCCCGATCGTCCAGGCGGTGAGGTGGACGGTTTGCGAACTAGCGGCCAGAATCGGAACTGGAGCATACCCCGCTTGCGTCATCAGCACCAGCACCCCGAGCAACGCGAGCACGGTCACCCGACCACGCATAGGATCCCCTCCGATCCCAAATATCGACCCGCCCAACTCTAGCGTCCCTGCGAGTCTTCGATGCTGGCCAAGTCAGGAATCCAGATGGTACCTCGTGGACAATCTCTCACCCCCCGCAACGAGCGCCATGACGTGAATCACCTGTAAGATAAATTCTAGAAGGATATGTGTCAATTTTTCCCAGTATATACTAAAATCTCGATAAAATCATACAGCTGCGTCGCCATTCTTCTCCAGTCAGGTGGTCCGGCCCATGGAGCCGGCCGCTGGAGGTACGATCAACTCGAGCTCATCGTCCAGTCCGCCGTGCCCGTGGCTTCCAATCCCGACCTGTTAGCAAACGGGACACGATTAACCGGGTGCGCCTGATCGCTGCGAGGCGAACATGCCGTGAGTTTAGCGGCAACGGTACGAGCCGGGGACTGAGTTGACAGACGTCGCCGATTACGGGGCCGGCCCGTGCTCGTCCCTGGCGCTGGTGGTGCAGGCGAGCGTCTCCCAGTAGTTCCAGGGGAAGCAGTCGGATGGGCTCCGCGCCAGTTCCGTCG encodes:
- a CDS encoding extracellular solute-binding protein yields the protein MRGRVTVLALLGVLVLMTQAGYAPVPILAASSQTVHLTAWTIGPDEPSYYRKDNLVSAADALNKQLAAEGSGTRVTLDATFATGGGQTWGAYKQRFVLAAQSGKAPDIVATGNEDIAAWAAAGYVIPLDGYVKQYKQFADVIPTLWNATKFNGKIYAIPQDVEARPFYFNMPLLAKLGWSQDKIAGLPKAIEAGQFTLTDLLQTAKAAQDKGLVLKGYGWWIRPINGPDYYMYYEAFGGKLTDASGKLLLDSAALGREYGFFHDAVFTYKVTPKDIIGTDWNTWHEAVIGKQVLFTQCGTWCWAQWITQYKMPAEELWKTYGFALVPSGSKGGRPVTLSHPIVYMISKSSAHPDLAARLLALATTPQLNARHAVTSGHLAILADEGQVPEYAQDTFAKDTIYMLRYTTFLPADKLFGAYDQAIWEGLSAVIAGQMTPGQAVQEVAQELRTDLGDHVVIR